A portion of the Pseudorasbora parva isolate DD20220531a chromosome 1, ASM2467924v1, whole genome shotgun sequence genome contains these proteins:
- the LOC137083126 gene encoding extracellular superoxide dismutase [Cu-Zn]-like, translating into MEKLILKFPLILLVLHIRGGEFSDNPVPLLVEAPIPEVVEFNNTIYATCEVTPVPNLPSCQPKISGQVLFKQLFPNGPLEVKLNLRGLPTIDHQSRAIHIHQYGDLSQGSVSVGPHYNPQDVDHPSHPGDLGNFLSVQGVIRHFLTLPEAKLFGAHSILGRAVVVHEKEDDLGMGSDEESKRSGNAGEGIAVCVIGITNPSLWQKTELLPRRRGGRVRKSKMRV; encoded by the coding sequence ATGGAGAAACTCATTCTAAAATTCCCTCTGATATTGCTGGTGCTGCATATACGAGGAGGAGAGTTCTCTGACAATCCAGTTCCTTTGCTTGTCGAGGCTCCAATCCCAGAAGTCGTGGAGTTCAACAACACAATCTACGCCACTTGTGAAGTCACTCCTGTCCCCAATTTACCATCTTGCCAGCCAAAGATCTCTGGGCAGGTCCTTTTTAAGCAGCTCTTCCCCAATGGACCTTTAGaagtgaaactaaacctccgTGGTTTGCCTACCATTGATCATCAATCTCGAGCCATCCACATCCATCAGTATGGAGACCTCAGTCAAGGCAGCGTCAGTGTTGGTCCTCATTACAATCCGCAGGACGTTGACCACCCTAGTCACCCTGGAGACCTGGGCAACTTTCTTTCCGTGCAAGGAGTTATAAGGCATTTCCTGACGCTCCCGGAGGCCAAGCTCTTTGGGGCTCACTCCATTCTGGGACGTGCGGTGGTGGTTCATGAGAAGGAGGATGATCTGGGAATGGGGTCAGATGAGGAGAGTAAACGCAGTGGGAATGCTGGGGAGGGAATTGCTGTCTGCGTGATTGGCATTACTAATCCAAGTCTGTGGCAGAAAACTGAACTGCTCCCCCGAAGACGTGGAGGAAGGGTCCGTAAGTCAAAGATGAGAGTCTGA